One Panicum virgatum strain AP13 chromosome 3N, P.virgatum_v5, whole genome shotgun sequence DNA segment encodes these proteins:
- the LOC120666278 gene encoding zinc finger BED domain-containing protein RICESLEEPER 2-like: MYYVPLEDSEKHKVEYEVHPLVVNRDPKFTNFVEVHALCTRNCGVPFIQIFFCCKSQKSEIDVYLEEDPENNIEDFDVLSWWRSKAAKIPVLSAMARDFLAIPLSTVSSESAFSLGGRILGDHRSSLTPEMLEALDCVKDWLYKTKDPKFCFDGEGSEQE, from the exons ATGTACTACGTCCCGCTCGAGGACTCGGAGAAGCACAAGGTCGAGTATGAG GTGCATCCACTCGTGGTCAACCGGGACCCCAAGTTCACCAACTTCGTCGAGGTCCACGCACTTTGCACTCGCAACTGCGGAGTTCCTTTTATCCAGATCTTTTTTTGCTGCAAG TCCCAAAAATCTGAGATTGATGTCTACTTGGAAGAAGACCCTGAAAATAACATAGAAGATTTTGATGTTCTATCTTGGTGGAGAAGCAAAGCTGCAAAGATTCCAGTTCTTTCAGCTATGGCTCGGGATTTCCTTGCAATTCCTCTTAGCACGGTGTCATCTGAATCTGCTTTCAGTTTAGGGGGAAGGATTCTTGGAGATCATAGAAGCTCACTAACTCCGGAAATGCTTGAGGCCCTTGACTGCGTGAAAGATTGGCTATATAAGACCAAAGATCCTAAATTCTGTTTTGATGGTGAAG GTTCTGAGCAAGAGTAA
- the LOC120667924 gene encoding uncharacterized protein LOC120667924, whose translation MDSKVMKAFDGVILAAPPEKRSEVKKATIGHAATIGLRLFKAQQTGDEKEAVTMARIYEIVADQIIAAPPSAKFHTMESVFPVADNPDLIKCPDTNNSYCETISKIKKASEEVLSAAGPAKESETKDATQEQLSAANTAINKAYANVDDRGIAGILAAYSKAADAVIAAAPTQKLKVMKETFTAAAKANFHPQPH comes from the exons ATGGATTCAAAGGTCATGAAGGCCTTCGATGGCGTCATCCTCGCTGCCCCGCCGGAAAAGAGGTCAGAAGTCAAAAAGGCCACGATAGGACATGCTGCAACTATTGGCCTCCGTCTTTTTAAGGCCCAGCAAACAGGAGATGAGAAGGAAGCTGTTACCATGGCTCGTATTTATGAGATAGTTGCTGACCAGATAATTGCGGCCCCGCCATCTGCAAAGTTTCACACGATGGAAAGCGTCTTCCCTGTAGCAGATAACCCAGATCTAATAAAATGCCCCGATACCAACAATTCATACTGTGAGACAATCTCAAAAATTAAGAAGGCCTCAGAAGAAGTTTTATCCGCTGCCGGACCAGCAAAAGAGTCAGAAACTAAAGATGCAACACAAGAGCAGCTCTCGGCTGCTAACACAGCAATCAACAAGGCGTATGCAAATGTAGATGACAGGGGAATTGCAGGTATTCTTGCTGCGTACAGCAAGGCTGCAGATGCGGTCATTGCTGCTGCACCTACTCAGAAGTTGAAAGTAATGAAAGAGACCTTTACGGCAGCTGCCAAGGCAAATTTCCACCCACAACCAC ATTGA